From Candidatus Rokuibacteriota bacterium, one genomic window encodes:
- a CDS encoding Fic family protein gives MPAPLPPVLEWTPALVTALSEADRLIGRLAGEGGRLPNPHLLIRPFVRREAVLSSKIEGTQATLGELLAAEAGMAVDRSPADLHEVGNYVVALEHGIARLKTLPLSLRLIRELHAKLMTGVRGDHASPGNFRETQNWIGRPGSGPAQATYVPPPPGLVMSCLDAWEKFLHDRSLPPLVQIALAHYQFEAIHPFRDGNGRVGRLLITLFLVERDILPTPLLYLSAFFEARRQEYYARLQGVHARAEWETWLAYFLEGMASQSEDALSRASRINTLLAKWRDKVVDAGLPAAVRLLDVLAENPYCTARGAAARLKVAFTTAQRAVAKLEELGIVRQANEAKRDRVYCATGLLKILEEPAKVAAKEHA, from the coding sequence GTGCCCGCCCCCTTGCCGCCGGTGCTCGAGTGGACGCCGGCCCTGGTTACGGCCTTGTCAGAGGCGGACCGGCTGATCGGGCGCCTCGCCGGTGAAGGTGGCAGGCTCCCCAATCCGCATCTGCTCATCCGTCCGTTCGTCCGCCGCGAGGCGGTCCTGTCGAGCAAGATCGAGGGCACCCAGGCCACCCTGGGCGAGCTGCTGGCCGCCGAGGCGGGCATGGCGGTGGACCGGAGCCCGGCCGATCTCCACGAGGTGGGCAATTACGTTGTGGCGCTCGAGCATGGGATCGCGCGGCTCAAGACGCTGCCGCTCTCGCTGCGGCTGATCCGGGAGCTGCACGCCAAGCTGATGACCGGAGTTCGCGGGGATCACGCCAGCCCGGGCAATTTCCGCGAGACACAGAACTGGATCGGCAGGCCGGGCTCAGGGCCTGCGCAGGCGACCTACGTGCCTCCCCCGCCAGGGCTGGTGATGTCCTGCCTTGACGCGTGGGAGAAGTTCCTCCATGACCGGTCGCTGCCTCCGCTCGTGCAGATCGCGCTGGCCCACTACCAGTTCGAGGCCATCCACCCCTTCAGAGACGGCAATGGCCGTGTGGGCCGCCTCCTCATCACGCTGTTCCTGGTGGAGCGCGACATCCTGCCCACTCCGCTCCTCTACTTGAGCGCCTTCTTCGAGGCGCGGCGCCAGGAGTACTACGCGCGGCTTCAGGGCGTGCATGCGCGGGCGGAGTGGGAGACATGGCTCGCGTACTTTCTGGAAGGCATGGCGAGCCAGTCGGAGGACGCGCTCTCGCGGGCGAGCCGGATCAACACCCTGCTGGCGAAATGGCGCGACAAAGTCGTGGATGCCGGCCTTCCAGCGGCCGTGCGCCTGCTCGACGTGTTGGCCGAGAACCCGTACTGCACCGCTCGCGGGGCGGCGGCCCGGCTCAAGGTCGCGTTTACGACGGCCCAGCGCGCAGTCGCGAAACTCGAAGAGTTGGGCATAGTGCGACAGGCCAACGAAGCGAAGCGCGACCGCGTCTATTGCGCGACGGGGTTGCTCAAGATCCTCGAAGAGCCTGCGAAGGTGGCGGCTAAGGAGCACGCCTGA
- a CDS encoding restriction endonuclease subunit S, whose protein sequence is MRLTPTAIKGSLGITPLSVGDRRAVPPRNWAWRPLTSCARLESGHTPSRYHPEWWGGQIPWISLTDIRELDGKIAQETREYTNKEGIANSSARVLPVGTVVLSRTASVGFVTTMGREMATSQDFVNWVCGPDLDPRFLAYLFRASRAYLRSLSSGAIHQTIYMPTVAAFEVCLPDLKEQQRIVCSLDEQIAAVERARAAAEAQLEAAKAIPAAHFRSVFDGPAAQGWTRRRVSSLCRAIDYGYTASADFGAVGPRYLRITDIQDGKIEWASAPGCHISAADERSKTLADGDIVFARTGATTGKSILIKQPPRAVFASYLIRLRPTDDVSPDYLYSFFQSDGYWRQVRALARGGAQPNVNATLLGSIEVPVCPRLEQERLCAELASNERIGDAVRRASEHQLVAVDALPGALLRRAFSGEL, encoded by the coding sequence ATGCGACTAACTCCGACTGCGATCAAGGGTTCTCTCGGTATTACGCCCCTGTCTGTCGGTGATCGTCGCGCCGTTCCCCCCAGAAACTGGGCTTGGCGGCCTTTGACGAGTTGTGCTCGTCTCGAAAGCGGGCATACGCCGAGCCGATATCATCCAGAGTGGTGGGGCGGTCAGATCCCGTGGATTTCGCTCACTGATATCCGAGAGCTCGACGGAAAGATTGCCCAAGAGACGAGGGAATATACAAACAAAGAGGGAATCGCGAACTCTTCCGCACGGGTTCTGCCTGTGGGCACGGTAGTGCTGTCTCGCACGGCGTCCGTCGGTTTTGTCACGACTATGGGGCGCGAGATGGCGACCAGCCAGGATTTCGTGAATTGGGTTTGTGGGCCCGATCTCGACCCGCGTTTCCTGGCCTACCTGTTTCGCGCCTCCCGCGCGTATCTCCGTAGTCTCTCGAGTGGAGCGATTCATCAGACGATTTACATGCCGACAGTTGCAGCGTTCGAGGTTTGTCTCCCTGACCTGAAGGAACAGCAGAGGATCGTTTGCTCGTTGGACGAACAGATCGCGGCGGTCGAGCGGGCGCGGGCCGCGGCCGAGGCCCAGCTCGAAGCCGCCAAAGCCATCCCCGCCGCTCATTTCCGTTCAGTGTTCGATGGCCCCGCGGCCCAGGGGTGGACTAGAAGGCGTGTCTCCTCACTCTGTAGAGCCATCGACTACGGCTACACAGCCAGTGCGGACTTCGGAGCGGTTGGGCCTCGCTACCTTCGCATCACCGACATCCAAGACGGCAAGATTGAGTGGGCAAGTGCCCCTGGTTGCCACATCTCCGCCGCGGATGAGAGGTCGAAGACTCTAGCCGACGGTGACATCGTGTTCGCGCGGACAGGGGCAACAACAGGAAAGAGCATTCTGATCAAGCAACCACCCCGGGCAGTATTTGCCTCGTACCTGATTCGCCTCCGACCCACTGACGATGTAAGTCCAGACTATCTGTACTCCTTCTTCCAGAGCGATGGCTACTGGCGGCAAGTCCGGGCGTTGGCACGGGGCGGGGCCCAGCCAAACGTCAACGCCACACTCTTGGGTTCAATTGAGGTCCCGGTGTGTCCGCGGTTAGAGCAGGAGCGCCTTTGCGCGGAACTGGCGAGTAACGAGAGGATCGGGGATGCAGTTCGGCGGGCCTCTGAGCATCAGCTCGTTGCCGTGGATGCCTTGCCGGGGGCCCTCTTGCGGCGGGCGTTCAGCGGAGAGCTTTGA
- a CDS encoding N-6 DNA methylase has protein sequence MARGARKNGNGKRLATQQSVDAVVKGICDIMRRSNCAGALQYVPELTWILFLRILDEREAREQEQAEAVGAEFSPSLASPYRWCDWAAPDGPKRQALQSGTLGAVFGFVHGELLPYLRGLKDKPGASPRQKVISEIMSSVEKTRIDTEKNFLDVVDKVHEISAASVDPTHVFTLSQVYEGLLLKMGEKGNDGGQFFTPREVIRAVVRVVDPRIGESVYDPGCGTGGFLAQAYEHMAGPSNEKIASPDQLETLKHRTFFGREKDNAIYPIALANLILHNIDEPHIWHGNTLTGAETYGGLFTDAPALFDVILMNPPFGGKEGKDAQTRFAYKTGATQVLFLQHVIDSLKPGGRCGIVLDEGVLFRTNETAFAQTKRKLLDECDLWCILSLPSGAFVNAGAGVKTNLLFFTRGKPTERIWYYDLSDIKMGKKSPLTLGHFEEFFRLLRTRGDSDHSWTVERKEIDARGYDLKAVNPHAKRDEDTRTPEELLDIIEAKGREVAEALAALRELTGKKV, from the coding sequence ATGGCACGCGGCGCGCGAAAGAACGGGAACGGCAAGCGGCTGGCAACGCAGCAGTCGGTGGATGCCGTGGTCAAGGGCATCTGCGACATCATGCGGCGGTCGAACTGTGCCGGGGCCCTCCAGTATGTGCCGGAGCTGACGTGGATCCTGTTCCTCCGGATCCTCGACGAGCGGGAGGCGCGAGAGCAGGAGCAGGCGGAGGCGGTGGGTGCGGAGTTCTCCCCGTCGCTCGCCTCGCCCTATCGCTGGTGCGACTGGGCGGCGCCCGATGGGCCGAAGCGGCAGGCCCTCCAGAGCGGCACGCTGGGCGCGGTCTTCGGCTTCGTCCACGGCGAGCTGCTGCCGTACCTGCGCGGGCTGAAGGACAAGCCCGGGGCGAGCCCGCGCCAAAAGGTCATCAGCGAGATCATGTCGAGCGTTGAGAAGACGCGGATCGACACGGAGAAGAATTTCCTCGACGTGGTCGACAAGGTCCACGAGATCAGCGCGGCCTCCGTGGACCCGACCCATGTCTTCACGCTCTCCCAGGTCTACGAGGGCCTCCTGCTCAAGATGGGAGAGAAGGGAAATGACGGCGGGCAGTTCTTCACGCCGCGCGAGGTCATCCGCGCCGTGGTGCGCGTGGTAGACCCGCGGATCGGCGAGAGCGTCTACGACCCCGGCTGCGGCACCGGAGGCTTCCTGGCCCAGGCCTACGAGCATATGGCCGGGCCGAGTAACGAGAAGATCGCCTCGCCGGATCAGTTGGAGACGCTGAAGCACCGCACCTTCTTCGGCCGGGAGAAGGACAATGCCATCTACCCGATCGCCCTGGCCAACCTGATCCTCCACAACATCGACGAGCCGCACATCTGGCACGGCAATACGCTGACGGGGGCCGAGACCTACGGCGGGCTTTTCACCGACGCGCCCGCGCTCTTCGACGTGATCCTGATGAATCCGCCCTTCGGCGGCAAGGAGGGCAAGGACGCCCAGACGCGCTTCGCCTACAAGACGGGCGCGACCCAGGTGCTGTTCCTCCAGCACGTGATCGACAGCCTCAAGCCGGGCGGGCGCTGCGGCATCGTGCTCGACGAAGGCGTGCTGTTCCGCACCAACGAGACGGCCTTTGCCCAGACCAAGCGGAAGCTGCTCGACGAGTGCGACCTCTGGTGCATCCTCAGCCTGCCCTCCGGCGCCTTCGTCAATGCAGGGGCCGGCGTGAAGACCAACCTGCTCTTCTTCACCAGGGGCAAGCCCACCGAGCGCATCTGGTACTACGACCTCTCCGACATCAAGATGGGGAAGAAGAGCCCGCTGACGCTCGGGCATTTCGAAGAATTCTTCCGGCTTTTGCGCACGCGGGGGGACAGCGACCACTCGTGGACGGTGGAGCGGAAGGAGATCGACGCGCGAGGCTATGACCTCAAGGCGGTCAACCCGCACGCCAAGCGCGATGAGGACACGCGGACGCCCGAGGAGCTGCTGGACATCATCGAGGCCAAGGGGCGGGAGGTGGCGGAAGCTTTGGCGGCGCTTCGGGAATTGACGGGAAAGAAGGTGTAG
- a CDS encoding DUF222 domain-containing protein → MPIYSPAAHHTSELDRLGDEIAELSAHLDAATARLLSMIREFDARGGWNTGFRSCAAWLSWRVGLDLGAARERVRVARALETLPLVAEALARGQVSYAKVRAITRVAAPETEARLLAVARAGTASQVERIVRGWRSVDRRAEARETALRHAGRALHVHQDVDGMVVLRGRLEPEVGALLIQALTAARETLYQRARVPDGAGGHGDVSAETPTRAQQQADALALLAETALHQGLDPGAPGERYQVVVHVDAQALAEPDQPGQSVLEDGARVSAETSRRLACDASRVVMRHDNAGRLLEIGARTRTIPPALRRALCHRDRGCRFPGCGGRVTQGHHLRHWAQGGATTLSNLALLCRRHHRAVHEEGYRVERGPDDTLRFRRPDGRPLPEVPLSAAVPADPVGALRARHDGQGLRVHARTGCPGWLGERLDVGWAIDVLHPLAARPRPCPPLEQGSPPVSRVAEPPPFTE, encoded by the coding sequence ATGCCGATTTATTCGCCTGCTGCTCATCACACCTCGGAGTTGGACCGGCTCGGCGACGAGATCGCCGAGCTGTCCGCGCACCTCGACGCCGCCACCGCGCGGCTTCTCTCCATGATCCGGGAGTTCGACGCACGCGGCGGATGGAACACGGGCTTTCGCTCCTGCGCTGCCTGGCTCTCCTGGCGGGTGGGGCTCGATCTGGGCGCGGCGCGTGAACGGGTCCGGGTCGCGCGCGCCCTCGAGACCCTGCCGCTCGTCGCCGAGGCCCTTGCCCGTGGGCAGGTGTCGTACGCCAAGGTCCGCGCCATCACCCGCGTGGCCGCGCCGGAGACCGAAGCTCGACTGCTGGCGGTGGCGCGCGCGGGCACGGCCTCCCAGGTCGAGCGGATCGTACGCGGCTGGCGTTCGGTAGACCGGCGGGCCGAGGCTCGGGAGACCGCGTTACGGCATGCGGGCCGAGCCCTCCACGTGCACCAGGACGTGGACGGCATGGTGGTCCTCCGGGGGCGGCTCGAACCTGAAGTGGGCGCGCTGCTCATCCAGGCGCTCACGGCCGCGCGCGAGACCCTGTACCAGCGGGCCCGGGTGCCGGACGGGGCGGGTGGGCACGGAGACGTTTCCGCGGAAACGCCCACGAGGGCCCAGCAGCAGGCCGATGCCCTGGCGCTCCTCGCGGAGACGGCCCTGCACCAGGGGCTCGATCCCGGCGCCCCGGGCGAGCGCTACCAGGTGGTGGTCCACGTCGACGCCCAGGCGCTGGCCGAGCCGGATCAGCCGGGCCAGTCGGTCCTCGAGGACGGCGCGCGCGTTTCCGCAGAAACGTCCCGGCGCCTGGCCTGTGACGCCAGCCGGGTGGTGATGCGCCATGACAATGCCGGGCGCCTGCTGGAGATCGGAGCCCGGACCCGGACGATTCCCCCCGCCTTGCGGCGGGCGCTCTGCCACCGCGACCGAGGCTGTCGCTTCCCGGGCTGCGGCGGCCGTGTCACCCAGGGACACCACCTCCGCCACTGGGCGCAAGGCGGCGCGACCACGCTCTCCAACCTGGCTCTGCTCTGTCGCCGGCATCACCGGGCGGTGCACGAGGAGGGCTATCGGGTCGAGCGCGGGCCGGACGACACGCTTCGGTTCCGGCGGCCGGATGGCCGGCCCTTGCCCGAGGTGCCTCTGTCGGCCGCGGTGCCCGCGGATCCGGTCGGCGCGCTCCGGGCGCGTCACGACGGGCAGGGCCTGCGGGTGCACGCGCGGACGGGATGCCCCGGCTGGCTCGGGGAGCGGCTGGACGTGGGTTGGGCGATCGACGTGTTGCACCCGTTGGCCGCGAGACCGAGACCATGTCCGCCACTCGAACAGGGATCGCCACCCGTCAGCCGGGTGGCTGAGCCACCCCCGTTCACCGAGTAG